A single genomic interval of Bacteroidales bacterium harbors:
- a CDS encoding response regulator → MKVLIVEDDSASRFFLESLLESNNYEFRSAANGIEGLNIFEEYRPDIVLSDIQMPIMDGLELLEAIRDKKSDTIVIMVTAFGTENYAIQALHLGANNYLKKPVSGQELLRLLKKYQAILTSKYSPDALPGRLVSRNFILEFNTEFNKIPKIVDKVIVESAIDIDDNEKVNIELGLVELITNAIEHGNLNIDYFEKQKALDEGTLGELYDERMTSPVYKHRIITIKFFADNEKYQWTIIDEGDGFDWKLLPDPTDEAHILELNGRGVFISRFLFDEVEYLGKGNAVIATKFLKSCS, encoded by the coding sequence ATGAAAGTTCTGATTGTAGAAGATGACAGTGCATCAAGATTTTTTTTAGAAAGCTTATTGGAAAGTAACAATTATGAATTTCGTTCGGCTGCAAACGGTATCGAAGGCTTAAATATTTTTGAAGAATACCGACCTGATATTGTTCTGTCTGATATTCAAATGCCTATAATGGACGGCTTAGAGTTGTTAGAAGCCATAAGAGATAAAAAATCTGACACCATCGTAATAATGGTTACCGCATTCGGAACTGAAAACTACGCAATTCAAGCACTTCACCTCGGTGCAAACAATTACTTGAAAAAACCTGTATCAGGACAAGAATTACTGAGGTTACTAAAAAAATATCAAGCAATACTTACAAGTAAATACTCGCCGGATGCATTACCGGGAAGACTTGTCAGCAGAAATTTTATTTTAGAATTTAATACTGAATTCAATAAAATACCAAAAATTGTTGATAAAGTTATAGTTGAATCTGCAATTGATATTGATGATAATGAAAAGGTTAATATTGAACTAGGCTTAGTTGAACTAATTACAAATGCAATTGAACACGGCAATTTAAATATAGATTATTTTGAAAAACAAAAAGCTCTTGATGAAGGAACATTAGGCGAATTATATGATGAAAGAATGACCAGCCCGGTTTATAAACACCGAATTATTACTATTAAATTTTTTGCCGATAATGAGAAATACCAATGGACTATTATTGATGAAGGAGATGGTTTTGATTGGAAATTGCTCCCCGATCCTACTGATGAAGCACATATTCTTGAATTAAACGGAAGAGGTGTTTTTATTTCACGGTTTTTATTTGACGAAGTTGAATATCTCGGCAAAGGAAATGCTGTTATTGCTACAAAATTTTTAAAAAGCTGTTCATAA
- a CDS encoding nucleotidyltransferase family protein yields MKVMILAAGLGTRLKSLTENKPKALVELHGKPILEHLILNLKLQGFNDFVINVHHFADQIENFLEKNNNFESNIEISDERKMLLETGGGLLKAKNYLSDSNTFILHNADIFSDINLNDLVAAHEKNDSLATLAVQNRDSSRKLLFDENNYLCSWQNFNTGETKKSREPEGKLTARAFTGIHIINSEIFKYITETGKFSIIDLYLRLAKSYKISAFETKYKYWFDLGKPEDIADAELLF; encoded by the coding sequence ATGAAAGTAATGATATTAGCTGCCGGGCTGGGAACTCGACTTAAATCATTAACCGAAAATAAACCTAAAGCTCTTGTAGAATTACACGGAAAACCGATTCTTGAACATCTTATCCTAAACCTAAAATTGCAAGGATTTAACGATTTTGTTATTAATGTTCACCATTTTGCCGATCAAATTGAAAATTTCCTTGAAAAGAACAATAATTTTGAGTCAAATATAGAAATTTCAGACGAAAGAAAAATGCTTCTCGAAACAGGAGGAGGATTATTAAAAGCAAAAAATTATCTGTCTGATTCAAATACTTTCATTCTCCATAATGCCGATATATTTTCTGATATTAATTTAAATGATTTAGTAGCTGCTCACGAAAAAAACGATTCATTAGCAACACTTGCCGTTCAAAACAGGGATTCATCAAGAAAATTGCTTTTTGATGAAAATAACTATCTTTGCAGTTGGCAAAATTTTAACACCGGAGAAACTAAAAAATCAAGAGAACCCGAAGGTAAATTGACAGCCCGAGCTTTTACCGGCATTCATATTATTAACTCCGAAATATTTAAATACATAACAGAAACCGGTAAATTTTCAATTATTGATTTATATTTAAGGCTTGCAAAAAGTTATAAAATTTCAGCCTTTGAAACAAAATACAAATATTGGTTCGATTTAGGAAAACCTGAAGATATTGCTGATGCCGAATTACTTTTCTGA
- a CDS encoding M23 family metallopeptidase yields the protein MKYSFVLIFSVLTFTLLSQSYDKNYFDSPVHISIRLVGNFGEIRPNHFHSGIDIKVPYSGVKLYAPADGYVSRIRKSPGGYGNALYITHPNGLMTVYGHLQKFNKRFEQYADSIQYAENKFEFTKYPDSTELKVKKGETIGYAGNTGRSYGPHLHFEIRDAEKDIPINPCYFNFDIKDNIKPKIFSLAAYAIDENGKINNSYKKQKFKVYKKGNTYYINKIIKYTGRIGFAIRANDYLNSVKNSQGIYSVKLFYDNELIYSHKLDRISFEESRYINSFIDFEERQTTNLKFQKCFIEPGNKLSVYNFNLNSGIINDPDKKLHKVRIEAADIYGNTSILYFKISGTKASGTVKNDKLLKYNEDNFIEEKDFRAYLKKGSLYTNIEQNYKVIPNTSQFYSDIHKLNSYKIPLHEKMYVAIRSNKLPKKLLGKAFIVLINKNGNKKYLGGTYINNFFVAESKAFGKFAIAVDNTPPEIIEENFNSEKDFSKMKKISFKIKDNMSGIEKYYATIDKKNIIFAYDKKNNRISYTFDNHIDYKKNHKLIITLYDKKNNKTVYETIFFK from the coding sequence ATGAAATATTCATTTGTATTAATATTCTCTGTATTAACTTTTACACTACTTTCGCAAAGTTACGATAAAAATTATTTTGATTCTCCTGTTCATATTTCTATAAGATTAGTAGGAAATTTTGGAGAAATAAGACCAAATCATTTTCATTCGGGAATTGACATTAAAGTTCCTTATTCAGGTGTCAAACTTTATGCTCCTGCCGACGGTTATGTTTCCCGAATAAGAAAGTCTCCCGGAGGATACGGGAATGCACTTTACATCACACATCCTAACGGTTTAATGACTGTTTACGGGCATTTACAAAAATTCAATAAAAGATTTGAGCAATATGCAGACAGTATTCAATATGCAGAAAATAAATTTGAATTTACAAAATATCCCGACTCAACAGAATTAAAAGTAAAAAAAGGAGAAACTATAGGTTATGCCGGAAATACAGGAAGATCATACGGTCCGCATCTGCATTTCGAAATCAGAGATGCCGAAAAAGATATACCGATAAACCCGTGTTATTTTAATTTTGACATAAAAGATAATATTAAGCCGAAAATTTTCAGCCTTGCAGCATATGCGATTGACGAAAACGGAAAAATTAATAATTCCTATAAAAAACAAAAGTTTAAAGTTTACAAAAAAGGAAATACATATTACATAAACAAAATAATTAAATACACCGGAAGAATAGGTTTTGCAATAAGAGCAAATGATTATCTGAATTCCGTAAAAAATTCTCAAGGAATTTATTCAGTAAAACTATTTTACGATAACGAATTAATATATTCTCATAAATTAGACAGAATAAGTTTTGAAGAATCAAGATACATAAACAGTTTCATTGATTTTGAAGAAAGACAAACAACTAATTTGAAATTTCAAAAATGCTTTATAGAACCCGGAAATAAATTAAGTGTTTATAATTTTAATCTAAATTCAGGAATAATTAATGATCCTGACAAAAAGTTACACAAAGTTCGCATAGAAGCTGCTGATATTTACGGAAATACATCAATATTATATTTCAAAATATCAGGCACAAAAGCTTCAGGAACAGTTAAAAATGATAAATTATTAAAATATAATGAAGATAATTTTATTGAAGAAAAAGATTTCAGAGCATATTTAAAAAAAGGAAGTTTATACACGAATATTGAACAAAATTATAAAGTTATTCCAAACACAAGTCAATTTTATTCAGACATACACAAACTTAACTCATATAAAATTCCCTTGCACGAAAAGATGTATGTTGCAATAAGATCGAATAAATTACCTAAAAAATTGCTGGGAAAAGCGTTTATCGTATTAATTAATAAAAACGGAAATAAAAAATATTTGGGAGGAACATACATTAATAACTTTTTTGTAGCAGAAAGTAAAGCATTCGGTAAATTTGCAATAGCAGTTGATAATACTCCGCCCGAAATAATAGAAGAAAACTTTAATTCTGAAAAAGATTTCAGTAAAATGAAGAAAATTTCATTTAAAATCAAAGATAATATGTCAGGAATTGAAAAATATTATGCAACAATTGATAAAAAAAATATTATATTCGCTTACGATAAAAAAAATAACAGGATAAGTTATACTTTTGATAATCATATAGATTACAAAAAAAATCATAAACTTATTATAACACTTTATGATAAAAAAAATAACAAAACTGTTTACGAAACAATTTTTTTTAAGTAG
- a CDS encoding serine hydrolase — protein MKKKYSLFTKISLLITGGIIILLFQSTASFKNYEKSSASQYKSNNWIDSIISKMSPDERLGQLFMVAAYPKQGKEHKNYLTKIIKDYKIGGLIMFQSGPVQQAKLTNYYQSISETPLMIAGDYEWGLSMRIDSTVRYPRQMMLGAIQNDLLVNEFGIEVARQCKRLGIHINFAPVIDVNNNADNPVINSRSFGELKENVARKGLAYMVGLQDNNILATGKHFPGHGDTDVDSHKDLPIILHSKERLDSLEMYPFKELIKTGLGGIMIAHLNIPSLDPSENAVSSLSKPIVTDILINKLKFKGLIFTDALGMNGVTKHYEPGETEVAALIAGIDVLLMPKDVPLAFQKIKEAIKKGLITQEEIDKRCRKILLAKKWFGLNNYKKIKINNIYKDLNSEYAKNLNRKLIESSLTLAVNKDKIIPFKNLDKETIASISIGNGQISNFQKTLNLYDKVENYTILKDANIDVFNKRIIQLSKYDKVIVSVHKMSRRPKTFGINQNTINFVNKLSEKTKVVLVLFGNPYALSLFKKPEKLNAILVSYNDWKLTRSLSAQLLFGGITAQGELPVSAGELFKAGTGKLSVKQRLKYSNAFELGLKQDTINKIDSVVNDAITKGATPGATVLAIRNGIVFFQKSYGYHTYSKKRKTKNTDIYDLASLTKIASTLPSLMKLFDEGEIDINKKLSVYLPELRNTNKKDILIKDILAHQARLKPWIPFYRDTYEDENKTVLNSKIYSTYKTGKFTVQVAGNLFINENYRDTIYQKIYDSELRSKKKYKYSDLGFILFHKLIEDITKEQQENYVYEKFYNSLGANTLGYLPLNRFKKSEIVPTEQDNFFRHQLIQGYVHDYAAAMTGGVNGHAGLFSNANDLAKLLQMYLQGGKYGKIRYISSKTLKKFSSCAFCKNHNRRGLGFDRPLRPTGGPSSQYASDLSFGHSGFTGTLVWIDPKYDFVYIFLSNRIHPKSENNKLLKMDVRTKVQDLFYKSFPDLDTLKTTASIN, from the coding sequence ATGAAAAAAAAATATTCCCTTTTCACTAAAATCTCTTTACTGATTACCGGCGGTATTATTATTCTGCTGTTTCAAAGCACGGCATCTTTTAAAAATTATGAAAAAAGTTCCGCCTCACAATATAAATCAAATAATTGGATAGACTCTATTATCTCAAAAATGTCACCGGATGAACGTCTCGGACAATTATTTATGGTTGCTGCATACCCGAAACAAGGGAAAGAACATAAAAATTACCTTACTAAAATTATTAAAGATTATAAAATCGGGGGGCTGATTATGTTTCAATCAGGGCCGGTTCAACAAGCAAAACTTACAAATTATTATCAATCAATTTCAGAAACACCTTTAATGATTGCCGGAGATTATGAATGGGGACTTTCAATGAGAATAGACAGTACCGTAAGATATCCTCGGCAAATGATGCTCGGTGCAATTCAAAACGACTTATTAGTTAACGAATTCGGTATCGAAGTTGCAAGACAATGTAAAAGGCTCGGAATACATATTAACTTTGCTCCTGTTATTGATGTTAATAATAATGCCGACAACCCCGTAATTAACAGTCGTTCTTTCGGAGAACTAAAAGAAAATGTTGCTCGAAAAGGCTTGGCATATATGGTTGGTTTACAAGACAATAACATACTCGCAACAGGCAAACATTTTCCCGGACACGGAGATACTGATGTTGATTCTCATAAAGATTTACCCATAATCTTACATTCCAAAGAAAGACTTGATTCTTTAGAAATGTACCCTTTTAAAGAGCTTATTAAAACAGGCTTAGGAGGAATAATGATTGCACACTTGAACATTCCTTCGTTAGACCCTTCCGAAAATGCTGTTTCAAGTTTATCGAAGCCTATTGTAACCGATATTTTAATCAACAAATTAAAATTTAAAGGATTAATATTTACCGATGCTCTCGGAATGAACGGTGTTACAAAACATTATGAACCCGGAGAAACAGAAGTTGCCGCCCTAATTGCAGGAATTGATGTTTTATTAATGCCGAAAGATGTTCCGCTTGCTTTTCAAAAAATAAAAGAAGCAATAAAAAAAGGCTTAATAACTCAAGAAGAAATTGATAAAAGATGCAGAAAAATTTTACTGGCAAAAAAATGGTTCGGTCTTAATAATTACAAAAAAATCAAAATTAACAACATATACAAAGACTTAAATTCTGAATATGCTAAAAATTTAAATCGAAAACTAATAGAATCTTCTTTAACATTAGCAGTAAATAAAGATAAAATAATACCGTTTAAAAACTTAGACAAAGAAACAATTGCCTCAATATCAATAGGAAACGGACAAATAAGTAATTTTCAAAAAACTCTTAATTTATATGATAAAGTTGAAAATTATACAATCCTGAAAGATGCAAATATTGATGTATTTAATAAAAGAATAATACAGCTTTCAAAATATGATAAAGTTATTGTAAGCGTTCATAAAATGAGCCGAAGACCCAAAACATTCGGCATCAATCAAAATACAATTAATTTTGTTAACAAACTGTCCGAAAAAACAAAAGTCGTACTCGTGCTTTTCGGAAATCCTTATGCTCTCAGTTTGTTCAAAAAACCGGAAAAGTTAAATGCAATATTAGTTTCTTACAACGATTGGAAACTGACAAGAAGTTTATCAGCACAACTTCTTTTCGGCGGAATTACTGCACAAGGGGAATTACCCGTTTCGGCAGGAGAACTTTTTAAAGCCGGAACAGGGAAACTGTCAGTTAAGCAAAGACTTAAATATTCAAATGCTTTTGAATTGGGACTAAAACAAGACACCATAAACAAAATTGATTCGGTTGTAAATGATGCAATTACAAAAGGTGCAACACCCGGAGCAACGGTTTTGGCAATAAGAAACGGCATCGTATTTTTTCAAAAATCCTACGGATATCACACATACTCTAAAAAAAGAAAAACAAAAAATACCGATATCTACGACTTGGCTTCTTTGACGAAAATTGCATCAACATTACCGTCTTTAATGAAATTATTTGACGAAGGAGAAATTGATATAAATAAAAAACTGTCAGTTTATTTACCCGAACTTCGCAATACTAATAAAAAAGACATTTTAATTAAAGACATTTTAGCTCATCAAGCACGTTTAAAACCTTGGATTCCTTTTTACAGAGACACCTATGAAGATGAAAACAAAACAGTTTTAAACAGCAAAATTTACTCAACATATAAAACAGGGAAATTTACCGTGCAAGTTGCAGGTAATCTTTTTATTAATGAAAATTACAGAGATACTATTTATCAAAAAATTTATGATTCGGAGTTAAGAAGCAAAAAAAAATATAAATACAGCGACTTAGGTTTTATACTTTTCCACAAGTTAATTGAAGATATTACAAAGGAGCAACAAGAAAATTATGTTTATGAAAAATTTTATAATTCTCTCGGAGCTAACACATTAGGTTACCTTCCGTTAAATCGTTTTAAGAAGTCTGAAATTGTTCCTACCGAACAAGACAACTTTTTCAGACATCAATTAATACAAGGATATGTTCATGATTATGCAGCAGCAATGACCGGAGGCGTTAACGGACACGCAGGACTTTTTTCTAATGCAAACGATTTAGCAAAACTTTTACAAATGTACCTTCAAGGAGGGAAATACGGAAAAATAAGATATATTTCAAGTAAAACATTGAAGAAATTTTCATCCTGTGCTTTTTGTAAAAATCATAATCGCAGAGGCTTGGGGTTTGACAGACCGCTCAGACCAACAGGAGGACCGTCGTCGCAATACGCATCTGATTTAAGTTTCGGACATTCAGGATTTACCGGAACTTTGGTTTGGATTGACCCGAAATATGATTTTGTTTATATTTTTCTTTCAAATAGAATTCATCCAAAAAGCGAAAATAATAAATTATTAAAAATGGATGTAAGAACAAAAGTTCAAGATTTATTTTACAAATCATTTCCTGATTTAGATACTTTAAAAACAACAGCAAGCATAAATTAA
- a CDS encoding SAM-dependent methyltransferase, whose product MASLQKIYSNEKLNGKIYTPDFIINKILNDIKFNEVASLGKTILDPACGDGRFLCETAKRIIRFSSEENLKENLEKIEGWDIDEVALKDARNNLNELIKDFHFKIDWKLVKKDTLKEKKTELFDFIVGNPPYIRIQHLEKKQRLYIQEHYNFCKKGSTDIYIAFFESAYKLLKNNGICGFITPNTYFNTETGKELRNFFELKKNLIQITNYGAIQLFENATTYSAITIFSKQKYESFLYEKAKNKNSFLHRKINYSELNNRNFWQLSVNKTNQIKGKRLGDICNIHVGITTLADKAYIFEIVKEKGETVTVKTELKGDCEIEKAILKPIIKASLLGNLKDKQRRIILFPYKKINGKNKIIDEVELKTNYPSAYKYLLSVKDVLDKRDNGKPNKVAWYAFGRTQSLNSSFGKKILFSPMNKKPNFILINDTKSTFYSGYCIKYFGDYKKLLKQLNSKQMEEFIEISSRDFRGGWKAYNKKILQEFIIDIQKL is encoded by the coding sequence ATGGCATCACTTCAAAAAATATACAGCAACGAAAAATTAAACGGTAAAATTTATACCCCTGATTTTATTATTAACAAAATATTAAACGATATTAAATTTAATGAAGTTGCTTCTTTAGGAAAAACGATATTAGACCCGGCATGTGGAGACGGCAGATTCTTATGTGAGACAGCAAAAAGAATAATTCGTTTTTCTTCCGAAGAAAATTTAAAAGAAAATTTGGAAAAGATAGAAGGTTGGGATATAGATGAAGTTGCATTGAAAGATGCAAGAAATAATTTGAATGAACTGATTAAAGATTTTCATTTTAAAATAGATTGGAAATTAGTTAAAAAAGATACTTTAAAAGAAAAAAAAACAGAGTTATTTGATTTCATTGTAGGTAATCCTCCGTATATCAGAATTCAACATTTAGAAAAAAAGCAAAGATTATATATTCAAGAACATTATAATTTTTGTAAAAAAGGTTCAACTGATATATACATTGCATTTTTTGAATCTGCCTATAAATTATTGAAAAATAACGGAATATGTGGTTTTATTACTCCAAATACATATTTTAATACTGAAACCGGAAAAGAATTACGGAATTTTTTTGAATTGAAAAAGAATTTGATTCAAATCACAAACTACGGTGCAATACAACTTTTTGAAAATGCAACAACATACAGTGCAATTACAATTTTTTCAAAGCAGAAATACGAATCTTTTTTATATGAGAAAGCAAAAAATAAAAACAGCTTTTTACACAGAAAAATAAATTATTCAGAATTAAATAATCGTAATTTTTGGCAATTATCGGTAAATAAAACTAATCAAATTAAAGGTAAAAGGCTCGGTGATATTTGCAATATTCATGTAGGGATAACTACGCTTGCTGATAAAGCATATATATTTGAAATTGTAAAAGAGAAGGGTGAAACAGTAACCGTAAAAACAGAACTGAAAGGAGACTGCGAAATAGAAAAAGCTATATTAAAACCTATTATAAAGGCTTCATTATTAGGGAATTTGAAAGATAAGCAAAGGAGGATAATTCTGTTTCCTTATAAAAAAATAAATGGTAAAAATAAGATAATAGATGAAGTCGAATTAAAGACAAATTATCCTTCGGCATATAAATATTTATTGTCAGTTAAAGATGTTTTAGATAAAAGAGACAACGGAAAACCAAATAAAGTTGCTTGGTATGCTTTCGGAAGAACCCAAAGTTTAAATTCAAGTTTCGGTAAAAAGATTTTGTTTTCTCCAATGAATAAAAAACCTAACTTCATTTTAATTAATGATACAAAATCAACTTTTTATTCTGGTTATTGTATAAAATACTTCGGTGATTATAAAAAATTGTTAAAACAATTAAACTCAAAGCAAATGGAAGAATTTATTGAAATATCAAGCCGTGATTTTAGAGGCGGCTGGAAGGCATATAATAAAAAAATACTTCAGGAGTTTATTATTGATATTCAAAAGCTTTGA
- a CDS encoding thioredoxin fold domain-containing protein has protein sequence MKLRNYTLSILLFFLLKVSSSQVTVEPSPIKWYTVEQADSLFDVFPKPMLIDVYTEWCGWCKQMMKTTFANKGIAAYINNNFYPVRFDAEGYDTIKYQGKVYTNKGTGAKPKHDFADFILKGRYSFPTIVYVDKQRKMYQIPGYMKVREIEPLLVYFNEDINKTLVYDEWKNLYQHNYPKNYEEELKENKNKVLDTSGVVNRYSLKEASELCLKNNKPVLIYMYTNWCQSCKIETGLVFRNPVIADLLNNNFYFVNFDAASQEKVVLFGQELSGNGQGKPHKLTYSLLNQNFKFPAFVFINSKKQKINEVHGFLSASQLEPILTYIKDEKYLTQKFADFLKTFTGKIKK, from the coding sequence ATGAAATTAAGAAATTATACCTTATCAATATTATTATTCTTTTTATTAAAGGTGTCATCTTCTCAGGTTACGGTTGAACCGTCTCCGATAAAATGGTACACGGTTGAGCAGGCAGACAGTTTGTTCGATGTTTTTCCTAAACCAATGTTGATAGATGTTTATACCGAATGGTGCGGTTGGTGCAAACAAATGATGAAGACAACTTTTGCAAATAAAGGAATAGCTGCATATATCAACAATAATTTTTACCCGGTAAGGTTTGATGCCGAAGGTTATGACACAATTAAATACCAAGGCAAAGTATATACAAATAAAGGAACAGGAGCAAAGCCGAAGCATGATTTTGCTGATTTTATTTTAAAAGGGCGTTATTCTTTTCCTACAATAGTTTATGTTGATAAGCAAAGAAAAATGTATCAAATACCCGGTTATATGAAAGTGAGAGAGATTGAGCCTTTATTAGTTTATTTTAATGAAGATATTAATAAAACATTGGTTTATGATGAATGGAAAAATCTTTATCAACATAATTATCCGAAAAATTATGAGGAAGAATTAAAAGAGAACAAAAATAAAGTTCTTGATACAAGCGGAGTTGTAAACCGGTATTCCTTAAAAGAAGCATCAGAGTTATGTTTGAAGAATAATAAGCCCGTTTTGATATATATGTACACAAATTGGTGTCAATCTTGTAAAATTGAAACAGGTTTAGTTTTTAGAAACCCCGTAATTGCAGATTTATTAAATAATAATTTTTATTTTGTAAATTTTGATGCCGCTTCTCAGGAAAAGGTTGTTTTATTCGGGCAGGAACTTTCGGGAAACGGACAAGGGAAACCTCATAAGTTAACATATTCATTATTAAACCAAAATTTTAAGTTTCCGGCTTTTGTTTTTATTAACAGTAAGAAACAAAAAATTAACGAAGTTCACGGATTTTTATCTGCCTCGCAATTAGAACCTATTTTAACTTACATTAAAGATGAAAAATATTTAACACAAAAATTTGCAGATTTCCTTAAAACATTTACCGGTAAAATTAAGAAATAA
- a CDS encoding S8 family peptidase — translation MNKIKLILIFFFIISFSFAQKQEKIANTLLKEIENKGTDKNFTVWIFFKDKGEITDKKLNSSKSLLSKHSLERRQKLLKSKPLVDFYDIPVEISYINSVKPYISKLRHQSKWLNAVSAEVNGIQLQNIASLNCVKSIDIVRKGKYNNNLIQGNEIKNETSYKSTAYNLNYGASLTQSEQINVPIIHDLGYSGNGIIICLLDAGFNNLEHQVFENINILDQWDFVNNDGNVDDESDMGSGSHGTMTLSTIGGFYEGQLIGTAYGASYLLAKTENTDSETQVEEDNWVAGVEWAEALGADITSTSLGYISFDDGSGYSAAELDGNTAIITIAGDIAAGKGVLVVNSAGNEGSGITTIIAPADGDSILTVGAVYSDGNRTYFSSVGPTGDGRIKPDVMAMGASVVVAETSGNGYTTSSGTSFSCPIVAGATALLREIFPFASNMEIIDALKKTANNTNSPNNEYGWGIIDLFAAYNYLIPKNSYSASFNVINKENSVENAEIIFKTNKQTTDVRGYAVFQDILADKNIEYRISKPGFCTYYDTIPSFNRDINITVELIETSVLVYPAPASNYIIFDIKEDEPNNNSLLFYNLKGQIIKSVNKYENKSKLDISSLAAGIYFVQIKINNSVYLKKVIISR, via the coding sequence ATGAACAAAATCAAACTTATTCTAATCTTTTTCTTTATCATTTCTTTTTCTTTTGCTCAAAAACAAGAGAAGATAGCAAATACATTATTGAAAGAAATTGAAAATAAAGGTACAGATAAAAACTTTACTGTTTGGATTTTCTTTAAAGACAAAGGAGAAATTACAGATAAAAAATTAAACAGTTCTAAATCTTTACTGAGTAAACATTCCTTAGAAAGAAGGCAAAAATTACTAAAATCAAAACCTTTAGTTGATTTTTACGATATTCCTGTTGAAATATCATACATTAACTCTGTAAAACCCTATATTTCAAAACTTAGGCATCAATCAAAATGGTTAAATGCTGTTTCTGCTGAAGTAAACGGAATCCAACTTCAAAATATAGCTTCGTTAAATTGTGTTAAATCAATAGATATTGTACGAAAAGGTAAATATAACAATAATTTAATTCAAGGAAATGAAATTAAAAACGAAACTTCCTATAAAAGTACAGCTTATAATTTAAATTACGGAGCTTCTTTAACTCAATCAGAACAAATAAATGTGCCGATTATTCATGATTTAGGATATAGCGGCAACGGTATAATAATATGTTTATTAGATGCCGGCTTTAATAACTTGGAGCATCAAGTATTCGAAAATATTAATATTTTAGATCAATGGGATTTTGTTAATAATGACGGAAATGTTGATGACGAAAGTGATATGGGCTCAGGAAGTCACGGAACCATGACACTAAGTACAATAGGAGGGTTTTATGAAGGACAATTAATAGGTACAGCATACGGAGCAAGTTACTTATTAGCAAAAACCGAAAACACAGATTCTGAGACACAAGTTGAAGAGGACAATTGGGTTGCAGGTGTTGAGTGGGCAGAAGCCTTGGGAGCAGATATCACATCAACTTCATTAGGATATATAAGTTTTGATGACGGAAGCGGATACAGTGCAGCTGAACTTGACGGAAATACTGCAATTATTACAATTGCCGGAGATATTGCTGCCGGCAAGGGTGTTTTAGTTGTTAATTCTGCAGGAAATGAAGGAAGCGGTATTACTACAATAATTGCTCCTGCCGACGGTGACAGCATTCTTACGGTAGGAGCAGTATATTCTGACGGAAACAGAACTTATTTCAGTTCAGTAGGACCTACCGGAGACGGAAGAATAAAACCTGACGTTATGGCTATGGGAGCAAGCGTTGTTGTTGCAGAAACTTCGGGAAACGGATATACAACATCAAGCGGCACATCTTTTTCTTGCCCCATAGTTGCAGGTGCAACGGCTTTACTTCGAGAAATATTCCCCTTTGCAAGTAATATGGAAATTATAGATGCCTTAAAAAAAACAGCAAATAATACAAACAGCCCGAATAATGAATACGGTTGGGGAATTATTGACCTGTTTGCTGCATATAATTATTTAATTCCGAAAAACTCTTATTCTGCTTCTTTTAATGTTATAAATAAGGAAAATTCTGTTGAAAACGCAGAAATTATCTTTAAAACAAACAAACAAACAACTGATGTTAGGGGATATGCCGTTTTTCAAGATATACTGGCCGACAAAAATATTGAATACCGAATATCTAAACCCGGGTTCTGTACATATTATGATACAATACCTTCTTTTAACCGAGATATTAATATTACTGTTGAATTAATCGAAACATCAGTTCTTGTATATCCTGCACCTGCCTCAAACTATATAATATTTGATATTAAAGAAGATGAACCAAATAATAACTCTCTGTTATTTTATAATCTAAAAGGGCAAATAATTAAATCGGTTAATAAGTATGAAAATAAAAGTAAGCTGGATATATCCTCTCTTGCTGCCGGAATTTATTTTGTACAAATAAAAATAAATAACTCTGTTTACCTAAAAAAAGTAATTATATCAAGATAA